DNA from Rubripirellula lacrimiformis:
CCGCCCCTTTTCTGTTTCATCGCAAAAAGCGTGATTGCAAGATCATTGCCAATGCATTGCCAAGTCAGCGATTGGCCATTGAATTTTTGGCCGAGCGGTGCAAGCCGTCCGGTTGATTGAATCCAGTCTCAAATTTTAATGTCAGTCGTTTAGGCGCTAGCGCCCTGCAGATTTCTTAACCCGCTGCGTGAGCGAGGGATTGGATGTGATCTCTCGCTCACGCTTCGGATGATGGTTTGCACGCTAAGTTTTGGAAAATGACTAAGTCAACAGGTCGCTAGGCCGGGTTTATCGGTGACGAAACCGAGGCTAGCGTCTAAGCGGCTAACTGAATCAACAGGCTGGTAACCGGCGCGGAATTGCCCGTGGGCTCACGGCCAGCGGCTCACCGAAAGTCTTGACGACTTCCGCTACGAAAGCTAGCCCGGGTTTATCGGTGACGAAACCGAGGCTAGCGTCTAAGCGGCTAACTGAATCAACAAGCTGGTAACCGGCGCGGAATTGCCCGTGGGCTCACGGCCAGCGGCTCATCGAAAGTCTTGACGACTTCCGCTACGAAAGCTAGCCCGGGTTTATCGGTGACGAAACCGAGGCTAGCGTCTAAGCGGCTAACTGAATCAACAGGCTGGTAACCGGCGCGGAATTGCCCGTGGGCTTACGGCCAGCGGCTCATCGAAAGTCTTGACGACTTCCGCTACGAAAGCTAGCCCGGGTTTATCGGTGACGAAACCGAGGCTAGCGTCTAAGCGGCTAACTGAATCAACAGGCTGATAAGCGGCGCGGAATTGCCCGTGGGCTCACGGCCAGCGGCTCACCGAAAGTCTTGACGACTTCCGCTACGAAAGCTAGCCCGGGTTTGTCGGTGACGAAACCGAGGCTAGCGTCTAAGCAGCTAACTGAATCAACAGGCTGATAAGCGGCGCGGAATTGCCCGTGGGCTCACGGCCAGCGGCTCATCGAAAGTCTTGACGACTTCCGCTACGAAAGCAATCGCCGATTCGTGGGCGACGGCTAGGCGGTGTGGATCGCGCGGCCGTCGACGGCCAGGGCCGCCTCGTGAACGGCTTCGGATAGCGTTGGGTGGGCGTGGCAGGTCCGCGCGATGTCTTCGCTGGACGCACCAAACTCCATCGCGGCAGCCGCTTCGGCGATCAGGTCACCGGCGCGGTTCCCGATGATGTGAACTCCCAACACTCGGTCGGTCTTCGCATCGGCCAATATCTTCACTCGCCCGTCGACGTCGCCGAGGGTCTGTGCACGTCCATTGGCACCGAACGGACAAATGCCCTTCTTGTATTCGATGCCCTCGTCCTGCAGTTGTTGTTCAGTCTTGCCGACCATGGCGATCTCGGGATGGGTGTACACCACCGCTGGGATCACGTCGTAGTTCATGTGGCTCTTGATGCCCGCCATTCGCTCGACGCACACGACCGCTTCTTCCATCGCTTTGTGCGCCAACATGGCACCGCCGATGCAGTCACCGATTGCATAAACACCTTCGACTGATGTTTCGAAGTTCTTATTGACGGAGATGAATCCGCGATTGTCCGTTTCCAGGCCGATGGATTCCAGCCCAAGGTTATCGGTGGCCGGAGTCCGTCCGGTCGCCAAGAGCACACGATCGCATTCGATCGGTTCACCGCCTTGGATGGCGACGATGCATTTGTCGCCCTGAACCTTGGCGGATTGGACAAAGGTGCCGGTACGGAAATCGATGCCTTGTTTTTTAAACGTTCGGTAAGCCAGTTTGACCAGTTCGTCGTCCAAGCCCGGCAGGATGCGGTCCATGGCTTCCAACACGATCACTTCGCTGCCCAGCCGTTTCCACACGCTGCCCAGTTCCAACCCGATGTATCCGCCACCAATGACGACCAAACGTTTGGGAACGTCGGGAAAGGACAACGCGGTCGTGCTGTTGCCGATTCGATCCCCGTCCTCTTCGACCGGCGGAATGCTGGCGGGGCGGCTGCCGGCACACACCAACACTTGATCGGCCGTGATTTGGACCGCTTCGCCGCCATCGCTAAGCGAGACTTCGACCGTGTTCACATCGCGGAACTTGCCACGACCACAGTAGGGCGTGACCCCCTTCTTTTTAAACAGCATGTCGATCCCCCCCGTCAGACGATCGACGATCTTTTTCTTGCGTTCCATCATGGCCGACAAGTCGAACTTGACATCGCCCACGCTGATCCCGTGGTCGGCCAGATCATGCTGGGTGGATTCGTACACGTGGCTGGATTCCAACAAGGCTTTGCTGGGAATGCAACCGACTCGCACACAGGTACCACCGAACTGCGAGTTTTCATCGATGCAAGCGACATCGATCCCCAGTTGGGCAGCGCGGATTGCCGCGACATAGCCAGCGGGACCGCCGCCAAGGACCACGAGTTCGTGCTTCACCGTTTTCATATCACTGCCATCGAGAAAAAAGAGAAAGTGTCGTCGTAGGTCGGCCACCCAGCCCCGCTTCGATCCACCAATTGCTGATCGATGCGAATCGTTCGTGTCGATCCCAACTGGATTCCAGCGGCGGGACGTGTCCTGCACGATCCCTAGTTTGCCTGTCGAAACGGTTTGTTGCCAGGACGGGTGCAAATCGCTGCAACCACAATTCTCGGGTCAATCGGTCCAAAGTCGCATGGACACTGT
Protein-coding regions in this window:
- the lpdA gene encoding dihydrolipoyl dehydrogenase is translated as MKTVKHELVVLGGGPAGYVAAIRAAQLGIDVACIDENSQFGGTCVRVGCIPSKALLESSHVYESTQHDLADHGISVGDVKFDLSAMMERKKKIVDRLTGGIDMLFKKKGVTPYCGRGKFRDVNTVEVSLSDGGEAVQITADQVLVCAGSRPASIPPVEEDGDRIGNSTTALSFPDVPKRLVVIGGGYIGLELGSVWKRLGSEVIVLEAMDRILPGLDDELVKLAYRTFKKQGIDFRTGTFVQSAKVQGDKCIVAIQGGEPIECDRVLLATGRTPATDNLGLESIGLETDNRGFISVNKNFETSVEGVYAIGDCIGGAMLAHKAMEEAVVCVERMAGIKSHMNYDVIPAVVYTHPEIAMVGKTEQQLQDEGIEYKKGICPFGANGRAQTLGDVDGRVKILADAKTDRVLGVHIIGNRAGDLIAEAAAAMEFGASSEDIARTCHAHPTLSEAVHEAALAVDGRAIHTA